The following coding sequences lie in one Zingiber officinale cultivar Zhangliang chromosome 2B, Zo_v1.1, whole genome shotgun sequence genomic window:
- the LOC122048801 gene encoding transcription factor TCP20-like — translation MAHTNTEKMTKKLLSFSSTYFPVSVSPVKLSAVEERAEKIYKERTRKISEDRPQQGPIAHLCQTVSLDWDTPTSCPLRWKLILNSVRKSKSDGKFARLIIGGEGGEGHFFSLFGSISLPQAPKSCLFRLPLSLSASRTLMDSKVPQEVPKFQQKKGDSATASSGSQSSDLLPSTGSGASAEAAAVEQRRQLAPKRSSNKDRHTKVDGRGRRIRMPALCAARVFQLTRELGHKSDGETVQWLLQQAEPSIIAATGSGTIPASALATVAAVGSVSRYGSTGLAGLQPKLDEVGHGSASAARANWALVGPAGLSRSYPGLWPPPGLGGGFNYGFLHSMAAASPSSSNLTTGGGGDGSVGNFVQRMGPHGLDLPNPNLGAMSFASMLGGHGHQLPGLELGLSQDAQIGVLNPHAVNQFYQQMVPGRLAAGADGGRQLQQHLRLPPSQQTHQKDEEEEDDSREGSEH, via the exons ATGGCGCACACAAACACAGAAAAGATGACCAAGAAGCTGCTGTCATTTTCGTCTACCTATTTTCCCGTTTCTGTATCGCCTGTGAAGCTGTCTGCTGTGGAAGAAAGGGCGGAGAAAATCTACAAAGAAAGGACAAGAAAAATCAGCGAAGATCGTCCACAACAAGGGCCGATCGCTCATCTCTGCCAA ACAGTCTCACTGGATTGGGACACTCCAACAAGCTGTCCACTTCGCTGGAAATTGATCCTTAACAGCGTGAGAAAGAGTAAAAGCGATGGTAAATTTGCAAGGCTAATCATTGGAGGAGAGGGCGGGGAAGGCCACTTCTTCTCACTCTTCGGTTCCATCTCTCTGCCACAGGCTCCAAAATCCTGCCTTTTTCGTCTTCCTCTATCTCTGTCGGCATCTCGCACTTTGATGGATTCCAAGGTGCCGCAGGAGGTCCCCAAGTTTCAGCAGAAGAAGGGGGATTCCGCCACGGCCTCGTCGGGATCGCAAAGCAGCGACCTTTTGCCTTCTACGGGATCGGGGGCGTCGGCGGAGGCGGCGGCGGTGGAGCAAAGGAGGCAGCTTGCGCCAAAGAGGAGCTCCAACAAGGATCGGCACACCAAAGTTGACGGCCGGGGGAGGAGGATCAGGATGCCCGCCCTGTGCGCCGCCAGGGTGTTCCAGCTTACGCGGGAATTGGGGCACAAGTCCGACGGGGAGACCGTCCAGTGGCTCCTGCAGCAAGCAGAGCCCTCCATCATCGCCGCCACCGGCTCCGGAACAATCCCGGCGTCGGCTCTCGCCACGGTCGCCGCCGTCGGTTCTGTGTCCCGTTATGGCTCCACTGGCCTTGCCGGGCTCCAACCAAAGCTGGACGAGGTAGGTCACGGAAGCGCCTCCGCGGCGCGGGCTAACTGGGCCTTGGTTGGGCCTGCAGGCCTCTCTAGGTCTTACCCTGGCTTGTGGCCGCCGCCAGGGCTAGGAGGCGGATTCAATTACGGATTCTTGCATTCGATGGCGGCCGCCTCCCCATCAAGCTCGAACCTTACAACCGGGGGCGGTGGAGATGGCTCCGTCGGCAACTTTGTGCAAAGGATGGGGCCGCACGGACTCGACTTGCCCAACCCCAATTTGGGAGCAATGAGTTTCGCATCGATGCTCGGAGGCCATGGACACCAGTTACCCGGTCTGGAGCTTGGCCTCTCGCAAGATGCCCAAATTGGGGTTTTGAATCCACATGCCGTGAACCAGTTCTATCAGCAGATGGTACCCGGGAGGTTGGCTGCTGGCGCCGACGGCGGCCGGCAGTTGCAACAACATCTGCGACTGCCGCCGTCGCAGCAGACTCATCAGaaggatgaggaggaggaggacgattCACGGGAGGGTTCAGAACATTAA
- the LOC122047528 gene encoding transmembrane emp24 domain-containing protein p24beta2-like: protein MLAFSERFIVAFLFGIFLHLYPASGIRFVIDREECFSHSVPYEGDTMHVSFVVIKADTPWHYSDDGVDLVVKDPSGAQIHDYRDKTSEKFEFMAQKRGLYRFCFTNKSPYHETIDFDVYIGHFSYFEQHAKDEHFGPLLEQIGKLEEALYNIQFEQHWLEAQTDRQAIVNESMSRRAIHKALIESAALIGASVLQVYLLRRLFERKLGTSRV, encoded by the exons ATGCTGGCCTTCTCTGAGAGATTCATTGTCGCTTTTTTATTCGGTATTTTCCTACATCTGTATCCTGCTTCTGGGATCAGATTTGTGATAGATAGAGAGGAATGTTTTTCTCATTCCGTGCCATACGAAGGAGATACAATGCATGTCTCATTTGTTGTGATTAAAGCAGACACTCCATGGCATTATAGTGACGATGGTGTTGATCTTGTG GTAAAGGATCCCTCAGGTGCTCAAATACATGATTATCGTGACAAAACAAGTGAAAAGTTTGAATTTATGGCTCAGAAGAGAGGTCTTTATCGGTTTTGCTTCACAAATAAGTCCCCGTACCATGAAACCATTGATTTCGATGTATATATTGGCCACTTTTCATACTTTGAGCAACATGCGAAGGACG AGCATTTTGGACCTCTACTAGAGCAGATTGGAAAACTAGAAGAAGCTCTTTATAATATACAATTTGAACAGCATTGGTTGGAAGCTCAGACTGATCGCCAAGCGATAG TGAACGAAAGCATGAGCCGGCGGGCAATTCACAAGGCACTTATCGAGTCGGCGGCCCTAATCGGCGCCAGTGTTCTACAAGTTTATCTTCTGCGTCGACTCTTCGAGAGGAAGCTAGGCACTTCCAGGGTTTAA
- the LOC122048802 gene encoding probable mediator of RNA polymerase II transcription subunit 26b, producing the protein MATSSQTAGDSDKPSLSLPPLDHPDESTSRRDNTAKMLSPTLSGEAVEVKESEAVAEEIKKEEGQEGQEVLDEVMRIKAILIIPNQREDDLFDSLSILQQTKITVDVLQATMIGKAVNSLRKHTSKKIRRFVRTLVSGWIALVDEWLALNPSASVEIEEGASSAAPTPSARGAAVAEEEAEPQRTSTEQAEPVLAQPDLQPGLDEECQMGLYNPTRGVEKPSVVDGLKCAEQIE; encoded by the exons ATGGCGACCTCCTCGCAGACGGCCGGCGACTCGGACAAGCCATCCCTGTCGCTGCCTCCGCTCGATCACCCAGACGAGTCCACGAGCCGCCGGGATAATACTGCAAAGATGCTCTCCCCCACGCTCAGCGGCGAGGCCGTCGAAGTCAAGGAGTCGGAGGCGGTCGCCGAAGAGATCAAAAAGGAAGAAGGCCAAGAAGGCCAAGAAGTCCTCGACGAGGTCATGAGGATCAAGGCCATCCTGATAATTCCCAACCAG CGCGAGGACGACCTGTTCGATTCATTGAGCATCCTGCAGCAAACGAAGATCACCGTCGATGTCCTCCAG GCGACGATGATCGGAAAAGCTGTGAATTCTCTGCGCAAGCACACGTCGAAGAAGATTCGCCGCTTCGTTCGAACTCTCGTCTC AGGCTGGATAGCCTTAGTCGATGAATGGCTTGCACTGAATCCTTCCGCCAGTGTTGAGATAGAGGAGGGAGCTTCATCGGCTGCACCGACTCCCTCGGCCAGAGGAGCTGCTGTTGCCGAAGAGGAAGCAGAGCCACAGAGAACATCGACAGAGCAAGCAGAGCCAGTTCTTGCTCAACCTGATCTCCAGCCTGGTCTGGAT GAAGAGTGCCAGATGGGACTGTACAACCCTACTCGAGGGGTCGAGAAGCCAAGTGTGGTCGATGGGTTGAAGTGTGCTGAGCAAATTGAATAG